In a genomic window of Apteryx mantelli isolate bAptMan1 chromosome 2, bAptMan1.hap1, whole genome shotgun sequence:
- the LOC136991436 gene encoding immunoglobulin superfamily member 22-like, whose product MKQQGSTTELVIHDLELKDSGKYTCDSGHQQTTAAVTVHDIYLSHFAALPVTFKQPLQNKETEEGSTATFCCELSKPSAAVEWKKGGVELQPSQKYEMRQRECLVELLIHNLKLEDTGEYSCDSGDQETKASLNVKALPVLFKKELKDKDVQEGAAVKFQCELTKDKATVEWRKGTMELFPCAKYDINLNGRIAELVIHNVEPEDASDYTCDTGDQQSTAVLRVNG is encoded by the exons atgaagcagcagggctccactACGGAGCTGGTCATTCATGACTTAGAACTGAAAGATTCAGGAAAGTACACCTGTGACTCTGGACATCAGCAGACAACGGCTGCAGTCACTGTGCATG ACATTTACCTCTCACATTTTGCAGCCCTGCCTGTCACATTTAAACAACCccttcaaaataaggaaactgaggaaggaagTACAGCTACGTTCTGTTGTGAGCTGTCAAAACCCAGTGCCGCAGTGgaatggaagaaaggaggagtggagctgcagcccagccagaaatatGAAATGAGGCAGAGGGAGTGCTTGGTAGAGCTCTTAATACATAATCTCAAATTAGAAGATACAGGAGAATACAGCTGTGATAGTGGGGATCAGGAAACAAAGGCATCTTTAAATGTGAAAG CCTTGCCAGTCCTTTTCAAAAAGGAGCTCAAGGACAAGGATGTGCAAGAAGGAGCTGCAGTGAAATTCCAGTGTGAGCTGACAAAGGATAAGGCaactgtggagtggaggaaaggcacCATGGAGCTCTTCCCATGTGCCAAATATGACATTAATTTAAACGGTCGCATAGCGGAACTCGTGATCCACAATGTAGAACCAGAAGATGCCTCCGATTATACGTGTGATACAGGagaccagcagagcacagcagtccTCAGAGTGAATGGTTAG